One window of Rhinolophus ferrumequinum isolate MPI-CBG mRhiFer1 chromosome 26, mRhiFer1_v1.p, whole genome shotgun sequence genomic DNA carries:
- the LOC117017992 gene encoding uncharacterized protein LOC117017992 — translation MVLLPIVWGWVLMAAVSPDATASFVEQWPKWALVRRGQAKTLRCLLKDSQYPWMSWYQQDLQRQFERLTTLRNSGDKEVITHPGADYQATRVDNTELRLHVANVTQGRTLYCSCSKETQSSLLATLLQVDSACGFPIALSETVGLQSTAMSHSLWRTPVGTLTVPPASCGEELTSLIRRVPLFESTVTERQTGWGARSPPDLLLLKFFGLAKAQE, via the exons ATGGTACTGCTTCCTATTGTGTGGGGCTGGGTGCTCATGGCTGCCGTGAGTCCAG ATGCCACTGCAAGCTTTGTGGAGCAGTGGCCCAAATGGGCCTTGGTACGTCGTGGACAGGCTAAAACCCTGCGCTGCCTCCTGAAGGACTCCCAGTACCCCTGGATGAGCTGGTACCAACAGGATCTCCAGAGGCAATTCGAGAGGCTGACCACTCTGCGGAATTCTGGGGACAAGGAAGTCATAACCCATCCTGGAGCAGATTATCAGGCCACGCGGGTCGATAACACGGAGCTGAGGCTGCACGTGGCCAATGTGACCCAGGGCAGAACCCTGTACTGTAGCTGCAGCAAAGAAACACA ATCCTCCCTTCTGGCCACTCTACTGCAAGTAGACTCTGCCTGCGGCTTCCCCATTGCCCTCAGTGAAACAGTCGGCCTGCAGAGCACAGCCATGAGCCACAGCCTCTGGCGGACTCCGGTGGGGACTTTGACTGTGCCACCCGCGAGCTGTGGGGAAGAATTAACGTCCCTGATAC GAAGGGTACCTCTGTTTGAGAGCACCGTCACTGAGAGACAGACGGGATGGGGGGCGCGCAGCCCACCTGACCTCCTGCTCTTAAAG TTCTTCGGCTTGGCCAAGGCGCAAGAGTAA
- the LOC117018113 gene encoding serine protease 58-like, with protein sequence MKFVLFWVLLNLPLALAFDPDYTNGITPPYLAYLKSYYLPCTGVLVHPLWVITAASCNLPSLHVILGVTNPSNLTEQNVQVVGYEKKIHHPYFSITSIENNLMLIKLNKYVELNDYVSLAGLPNGSAPEDTACTVSTWAYNLCDIYKDPDSLQNVNISVISVTRCRDGYKTHDIKKSMLCLGIVPGRRQPCKEVAAAPAVCNGILQGILTFADGCVLRADVGIYTKIFSYMPWIENTIQNN encoded by the exons TCGCTTTGGCCTTTGATCCAGATTACACAAATGGCATTACTCCCCCCTACTTGGCCTACCTGAAATCTTATTACTTGCCCTGCACTGGAGTCCTGGTCCACCCTCTTTGGGTGATTACAGCTGCAAGCTGCAACTTACC GAGCCTTCACGTGATATTGGGGGTTACAAATCCATCAAACCTCACTGAACAAAATGTACAAGTGGTTGGCTATGAGAAGAAGATTCATCATCCATACTTCTCAATTACTTCTATTGAGAATAACCTCATGCTAATCAAGCTGAACAAATACGTGGAGCTCAATGACTACGTGAGCCTGGCTGGCCTGCCCAACGGATCGGCCCCTGAAGACACCGCGTGCACTGTCTCCACCTGGGCCTACAACCTATGTGATATCT ACAAGGACCCTGACTCCCTGCAAAATGTAAACATCTCCGTCATCTCCGTGACGCGGTGCCGCGATGGCTATAAAACCCACGATATCAAAAAAAGTATGCTGTGCTTGGGCATCGTGCCAGGAAGAAGGCAGCCCTGCAAG GAAGTCGCAGCTGCCCCGGCAGTCTGCAATGGGATACTTCAAGGAATCCTGACTTTTGCAGATGGATGTGTTTTGAGAGCTGATGTTGGCATCTATACCAAAATCTTCAGCTACATGCCCTGGATTGAAAACACAATCCAAAACAACTGA